Below is a genomic region from Ferribacterium limneticum.
TTGCGCGAGATATACGAAACACCTAGTCCCAACATCGGGCGCACATAGGCACCATCACTGGACATTACATCGTGGCTGATCCTCCCGTGCAGAGACGTTGACCACAGTTCCGGTTTGCCCTCGGCGTGCACGCCAGGATTGGCAACATCCACCAGGCGCCGGCTTTCGTAGTTTCCATAAGCGGCGCTGAATGAAAGCGAAAGCCTCGTCGCATCAGCACGATGCTTGACGATAACGCCCCCTTCAAAGCGCTGGCCATTCACATCCGAATAGATCGATTTGAGCGCAGATTGCTGATAGGAAAGCCCGAAGCCAAGATGCACGTTGGCATTCACGGCTTTCTGAAATCCGCCGGCCATCGTGACGCTGTCCTGCATGTAGCCAGGGTTCAGTTCACTTCGCTCCTGGTCGCGGAGGGTGCCGCCAAGTTGCATCCAGCTGCATTCCCCTTCGCGGATGAAGCGATAGTCCCCTTCCCTTTGCCGGCAGCTATGCATCGCGTCATTGAACCCCTGGCTGGCTGTCGACGACAGTGCCGAGAGGCTGCCCAGCGCGCCTGGGCCGAGTTTTTCATACACGGTGTTGAGGCTTGCATCGTCGGGCTGGGTAAATAAGGCGGCAATGTAGGGGGCCATGCTGCTTGAACCGCCTGCTGCCTGAATCGCGTTCAGGTGCACGCCGATACGACGGGCATTGAGGTTGAGTGTTGCCGGGGCGAAGTTGATGTTGGTAGTAACCGCGATTTCATTCGCACTCGGATAAATCAGCGCATAACTGACGAGAGACGAGGCGGGGGCAAGTAAAGTGAGCCCGCTAGCGTTCGCTCCGTTGCTGGCGTTCAGGATGACACGCTGTTGCGTGCCGGTGCGCGCCATTCCGGTATCGATGGGATTCAGTTTCAGGCTACCGCCGACCTGTGCGCTGCCGACGATATCCAGGCGATCGCTGTTGTGGCCGGCCAGGCTCAGATCGAGCGTCATTGAGCCGATGCTGCTCTGGACGAGATTGCCGGTCAGCGTTGTGACTTGCGGGGTGCCCATGCCACCGGGTGACAGGATGCCGGCGTTGCTGAATGGCAAGCCGCTACCGATGGCAATTGTCGAAAGCGAGTTGAACAGGGCGCCACCGAGGTTGTTGAAACTGTTGCTGCCGCTTTCCAAGGCTACGTCGCCGTTGATCGTGCCGTAGTTGTCGATACGTTCTGCGCCGCTGCCGCCAACGATGGCACGGCCGCTGAGGGCGGAAATCGCTCCACGATTGGTCACGGTGTTGCTGCTGCCGTTCAGCACATTGACCGCAGAGCCGCTGGCACTGCCACCACTGATCGAGCCGGCAAGGATGTTGACCGTGACGCTGCCGTTGCCCGCGGTGCCCAGGCTCTGGGCTACGATGCCATGCGCGTCTGCCCCTGAAATGATGATGTCGCCGGTACTGTTGACGATCACGTCCTGGCCCAGACCGCCATAAATGCGGCTGTTGGCCGTCCCGCTCGTGCCGCCAATGCTTTGTGCGACGATGCCGTGCGCGGCCGCGCCAAAGGTCTGGATGCTACCCTCGTGGCTGACCGTGACCGCGCCGCCAGAACCCCGGCCGCCGACGCTGCCGGCAAAACCGAAGCCGAATCCGACCTGGCCGCCAAGTCCGCCGCCACCGCCGATGCTTTGCGCCAGGATGCCAACGGCCCCGGTGCCGTGGGTGGTGATGTTGCCGGTGGTGCCGATCACGACCCCGCCACCATCGCCCGCGTTACCGCCACTGCCGCCGAGGGCGAAATTCTGGCCGAAGTCGCTGATGCCACGGTCGATGTTGCCGGCGTAGCCGCCACCGCCGCCAATGCTCTGGGCGAGGATGCCGTGAGCGACGACCCCGGTGGTGTCGATGTTGCCATTGATGATGACCTCAACCAGGCCCCCATCGCCGGCTGCGCCACCGCTGCCGCCGAGACCGATTTCGCCGTCGCCGCCAATGGCGCCGATGCCACCCAGTCCGCCACCGCCGCCGATGCTTTGCGCCACGACGGCGATCGAGCCGGCACCGGTCGTCGTGATGCTACCGGTGTTCTCGACATAGACCCGCTGGCCACTGCCACTGGCGCCGCCCGAGCCACCGACCGTGAAGTGGATATCACCTTCGTCCTGCACGGGCAACAGATCGAGATACTGTTCATACTCTTCGGATACGCCGAAGTCCTTCCAGTCCAGGCCGTGATAGCCGCCGCCGCCGATGCCGCCGCCCCCGCCGATGCTCTGCGCCAGAATGCCGTAGGCGTCGGCACCGCTGGTGCCGATACGATCATGGTTGTAGATGCTGACCGTGCCGCCATCCGCCGCACTGCCGCCGCTACCGCCGACACTCAACGTCGCGCCGACGCTGATGCTCATCGGATCGGGCGGTTCAGGTTGGTCGGGTTGCCAGTTCGATGGATCGATGCTGAGAATCATCGAGCGGGCATCGCCGCCGGTGCCGCCACCACCGCCGATGCTCTGGGCAAAGATGCCATGTGAACCGATGCCGACGGTTTCGATGGTCTTGTGGTTGTTGACCGTCACCGCGCCACCCGTCTGGCCGCTGCCGCCGCTGCCGCCGATGGCCATGACGAAGTCGACCTTGACCTCAAGTTGCTTGCTGACTTCTTCGTCGCTGGCGCCTTCGGGCATCGAGATGTTGGCGGTTGCGGCAATGCTCTTGCCGCCATCGCCGCCACCGCCGCCAACGCTTTGCGCGAAGATGCCGTGCGAGAAATCGCCTTCAGTCGTTATTTGCCCGTTGTTGGTCACGTTGACCGTGCCGCCTGTGCCGCCTGTGCCGCCCGATCCGCCCAGGGAGAGCGCGATGTTGATGCTGCCGGTCGGGTATTCGTCCGGGATCGGGATCATGCTGCTGAAATTGGCCATGACCGAGCCACTCGCGCCGCCTGAACCACCGCCACCGCCAATGCTCTGCGCCTTGATGCCGTAAGAGTATTCGCCTTGCGTATCGATACTGCCGGTATTGGTCACATTCACCGTGCCGCCGTACTTGCCGTCGCCGCCATTGCCGCCCATGCTCAGTGACAGGCCGCCAAAGGCCGAGACGCCGCCGGTGATGCTCAGGCTACCGGCGCCACCGCCACCGCCGACGCTCTGGGCGAAGATGCCGTGGCTTTGCTCGCCTTCGGTGAAGATGCTGCTGCCGGAAAAAACATTGACCTCGCCGCCGTATCCCCCGCTGCCTCCGTTGCGACCGAAGCCGAAAACCATGGCGGCCGGGCCCAAGAGCGAGCTGGCAACGGTCGTTCCGGCGGCGCCGCCGCTGCCGCCGATACTTTGGGCCAGGATGCCGTAGGAGCGATCGCCCTTCGTCGTCAGGATGCCGCCGGTCGGACTGTCTTCAGTGCCGATATTGACCGTGTTGCCATAGCTGCCGCCACCGCCGGCGCCGCCGATCGCCACACTTGGGCTGATTCCCGCACCGATATTGCCCGAAAAGCTGAACCCGCCGGCGCCGCCGCTACCGCCGATGCTTTGGGCGAGAACGGCGTGGGCATCCGCCGCCTCGGTGGTGATGTCGCTGGCGCTCTGCACCGCTACGATGCCGCCGTGATTGCCGCTACCGCCGCTGCCGCCAATCGAGACTTGGGCGGTAATGCCGGCGCCGAGAGAACCGCTGCCGATGCTGGCGCTGATGGCGAAGCCCCCTTCGCCGCCGGCCCCGCCTATGCTTTGGGCCACGATCCCGTGCGAACCGATGCCATAGGTGTGGATGGTTCCGGAGACAGGATCGTCGACGGTGCCGATGTAGACGTTTTTGCCAATGCCACCGCCGCCGCCGGTTCCGCCGAGACTCAGGGACAGGCCGCTGCTCTCGACAGAGGCAGAAATGGCGAATCCGCCTGAACCGCCGCCGCCGCCAACGCTCTGGGCGAAAATGCCATAAGCGTTGATGCCATTGGTGGTGATCTCGCCCGCTGTCTTTATCATGACATCGTCAGCGTCGCCGCCGCGGGCACCATTGCCGCCGATGCTGATGGTGGCACTAATCCCGGTGCCGACGGAGATGGCGAAACCGCCGTTGCCGCCACCGCCACCGATACTCTGGGCGAAAATGGCATGCGAACGGTCGCCATCGGTCGTGATCTGGCTGTCGTCCAGCGTGGTGACATTGACTGCCTTGCCATCGCCGCCAACCTCCCCCTGGCCGCCTATGGCGACAGGCACACCGGCGCCGATGCTGATGGCGCTGCCGCCCGAGCCGCCGCCCCCGCCAATGCTTTGCGCGAAAATGCCATACGATTCATTGGCATGGGTGTGCAGGGTGCCGCCATTCGTCACATTGACGACGTCGGCATCGCCGCCGCCGCCGCCGCTACCGCCAATCGTCACCAAGCCGGTGGAGCTGCCGCCGTTGCCACCGCCGCCGCCGATGCTCTGGGCAAAAATGGCATGCGACTGGATACCGTAGGTGTTGATCGTGCCGCGGTTGATGACATCGACCTGGCCGCCATTACTGGTGGCGCTGCCTTGACCGCCGATACTGACCAGACCGGAGACGCCGGCGCCATCGCCGCCGCCGCCGCCGACGCTTTGCGCGAAAATGCCGTGAGCGTATTCGGCATGGTTCGACGCGGCAACTGCGTTGCCGGTCGTGATACTGCCGTCGTTCTCGACCCAAACCTGCTTGCCCGCGCCGCCGGCGGCGCCAGAGCCTCCCAGGTTGGCGAAGAGGGCAAAGTCGCCATCCCCGCCGCCGCTGCCGCCACCGCCGCCAATGCTCTGGGCCAGAATGCCGTGGCTGTAGGCATTATTCGTCGTGATATTGCCGCTGGCCAGGTTGTAGACCGAAACGCTACCACCATCGCCGCCGGGCGAACCGCTGGCGCCATAGGCCCAGAAAAGCGCCCAGCTGGAGCCGCCGGTCCCGCCAAAGCCGCCGACGCTTTGTCCGTACAGGCCATAGGCATGACTGCCGCTGGTGCTGATACTGCCGGCGCTGCGCAGCACGACCGTATTGCCGACGCCAGCGACACCGCCGACGCCGGAATCGCCGGAAGACCCGCCATCGCCGCCTTTGCCGCCATTGCCGCCCAGGCTCTTGGCCCAGATGCCATGCGCCAGCTCGCCCGTCGTCGTGACGTTCCAGCTGCCATCGACGGTGACCAGTCCGCCCTGGCCGCCGGCGCCGCCATTGGCACCGTCCATGGCGCCATTGGCGGTGCCGCCGTTGCCGCCGACGCCGCCGATGCTGATGGCGACGATGCCGGTCGCGTTTTTTCCGGTGGTGGTGATATTGGCGTCGCCGGTCACGTTGATCGTTCCGCCGATGCCGCCATTGCCGCCCGGCTGGCCATAGCGGACAGCGCTGTTGCCGCCGCCGCGTCCGCCGGCGCCGCCATCGCTCATGGCAACGATGCCGCTGGATCTTTCGCCTGTTGTCGTGATCGTGCCGCTGGCGCTTGCGGTGACGTTGCCGGCAGCGCTGCCGTTGGTTCCGGCGCCGGCCGAGTGGCTGATGTTGCCATCCCATCCGGCGACGCCGGCACCGCCCTGGCTGTAGCCGTAGATGCCATGCGCGCCGCTGCCCGTTGTCTTGAGCCAGCCATCGCTGGAAATGCTCACGCTGTTGCCGCTGCCGCCGGATTCGGCGGCATTCAGCAAGCCGGTGACGTAGGCCTTGAGGTCCGGGAAGACGCTGGGTGTCGTGCTGTTCGCGGGCTTGCCGCTGACGCCGAAGGTGTCGAAGCTGGCTTCGACGCTCTGTTCCAGGGTGCTGCCGTCGCGTTGCAACGTGATGAGCAACAGGGCGTTGTCGGTTTGCGTGTTGCCGGCCCGATTGCCTTCGACACTGTAATTGACGCCGATGTACAGCGGGCCGGTAAGGGTGGCGTGGGCCGTCAACTCGTCTGCGCTGTAGCTGACTTCATAGCGGCCATCCTGATAGATCTTGATGGTCCCGTGCTGGATCGGATTGTTGCTGCCGTCGCGCAGCACATTGCCGTTGGCGTCGAGCAGGTAGCCGCGTACCTGGACGCTCCCGCCGCTGAATGCGACTTCGCTGCCGCCGGAATTCAGCACCTTGGTGACTGAGAAGGAGAAGCCGGTTTCGGTGAAATTCCGCAGCTTGTCGAGTACGGCTTCCGAATAGCCGGGGCCGCTGCTGTAGCCGGCAATGGCATGAGCAGCCAGGCCCGTGGTCAGGATCCCGGGGGTCAGGTTTTCGGGGTCGAAGTGCGTGCTGTAGGCGTTAATGCGCACTTCGCCGCCGGCGACGGCGGGGTTGGTGCCGATCAAAGGCACGTTCAGGAAAGCATCGTCGGCGGGCGGAGTGGTGGAGATGCCGCTCGAGATACCGTATATCCCCGGCGTTAACGTGCCACCGGTCGTGATGGACAGGCGTTGTTCCGGCTCGCCGGCAGTGATCCAGACATTCTGGCCGTTCGAGCTGATCAGGCCGATGCCGCTGGTGCCGAAGGCGCTGGTCGTGATCGGCTGGCTGAGATTGCGGACGATCAGCTCATTGGGCGGTGTTGCGCTGACGTTGATCCCTTGGGACTGGTTGCCCTGG
It encodes:
- a CDS encoding autotransporter outer membrane beta-barrel domain-containing protein, with the translated sequence MKTRAFVRSNKRLITMAISAAFVPGAIAGPDACTAGAGGTTLICQGNQSQGINVSATPPNELIVRNLSQPITTSAFGTSGIGLISSNGQNVWITAGEPEQRLSITTGGTLTPGIYGISSGISTTPPADDAFLNVPLIGTNPAVAGGEVRINAYSTHFDPENLTPGILTTGLAAHAIAGYSSGPGYSEAVLDKLRNFTETGFSFSVTKVLNSGGSEVAFSGGSVQVRGYLLDANGNVLRDGSNNPIQHGTIKIYQDGRYEVSYSADELTAHATLTGPLYIGVNYSVEGNRAGNTQTDNALLLITLQRDGSTLEQSVEASFDTFGVSGKPANSTTPSVFPDLKAYVTGLLNAAESGGSGNSVSISSDGWLKTTGSGAHGIYGYSQGGAGVAGWDGNISHSAGAGTNGSAAGNVTASASGTITTTGERSSGIVAMSDGGAGGRGGGNSAVRYGQPGGNGGIGGTINVTGDANITTTGKNATGIVAISIGGVGGNGGTANGAMDGANGGAGGQGGLVTVDGSWNVTTTGELAHGIWAKSLGGNGGKGGDGGSSGDSGVGGVAGVGNTVVLRSAGSISTSGSHAYGLYGQSVGGFGGTGGSSWALFWAYGASGSPGGDGGSVSVYNLASGNITTNNAYSHGILAQSIGGGGGSGGGDGDFALFANLGGSGAAGGAGKQVWVENDGSITTGNAVAASNHAEYAHGIFAQSVGGGGGDGAGVSGLVSIGGQGSATSNGGQVDVINRGTINTYGIQSHAIFAQSIGGGGGNGGSSTGLVTIGGSGGGGGDADVVNVTNGGTLHTHANESYGIFAQSIGGGGGSGGSAISIGAGVPVAIGGQGEVGGDGKAVNVTTLDDSQITTDGDRSHAIFAQSIGGGGGNGGFAISVGTGISATISIGGNGARGGDADDVMIKTAGEITTNGINAYGIFAQSVGGGGGSGGFAISASVESSGLSLSLGGTGGGGGIGKNVYIGTVDDPVSGTIHTYGIGSHGIVAQSIGGAGGEGGFAISASIGSGSLGAGITAQVSIGGSGGSGNHGGIVAVQSASDITTEAADAHAVLAQSIGGSGGAGGFSFSGNIGAGISPSVAIGGAGGGGSYGNTVNIGTEDSPTGGILTTKGDRSYGILAQSIGGSGGAAGTTVASSLLGPAAMVFGFGRNGGSGGYGGEVNVFSGSSIFTEGEQSHGIFAQSVGGGGGAGSLSITGGVSAFGGLSLSMGGNGGDGKYGGTVNVTNTGSIDTQGEYSYGIKAQSIGGGGGSGGASGSVMANFSSMIPIPDEYPTGSINIALSLGGSGGTGGTGGTVNVTNNGQITTEGDFSHGIFAQSVGGGGGDGGKSIAATANISMPEGASDEEVSKQLEVKVDFVMAIGGSGGSGQTGGAVTVNNHKTIETVGIGSHGIFAQSIGGGGGTGGDARSMILSIDPSNWQPDQPEPPDPMSISVGATLSVGGSGGSAADGGTVSIYNHDRIGTSGADAYGILAQSIGGGGGIGGGGYHGLDWKDFGVSEEYEQYLDLLPVQDEGDIHFTVGGSGGASGSGQRVYVENTGSITTTGAGSIAVVAQSIGGGGGLGGIGAIGGDGEIGLGGSGGAAGDGGLVEVIINGNIDTTGVVAHGILAQSIGGGGGYAGNIDRGISDFGQNFALGGSGGNAGDGGGVVIGTTGNITTHGTGAVGILAQSIGGGGGLGGQVGFGFGFAGSVGGRGSGGAVTVSHEGSIQTFGAAAHGIVAQSIGGTSGTANSRIYGGLGQDVIVNSTGDIIISGADAHGIVAQSLGTAGNGSVTVNILAGSISGGSASGSAVNVLNGSSNTVTNRGAISALSGRAIVGGSGAERIDNYGTINGDVALESGSNSFNNLGGALFNSLSTIAIGSGLPFSNAGILSPGGMGTPQVTTLTGNLVQSSIGSMTLDLSLAGHNSDRLDIVGSAQVGGSLKLNPIDTGMARTGTQQRVILNASNGANASGLTLLAPASSLVSYALIYPSANEIAVTTNINFAPATLNLNARRIGVHLNAIQAAGGSSSMAPYIAALFTQPDDASLNTVYEKLGPGALGSLSALSSTASQGFNDAMHSCRQREGDYRFIREGECSWMQLGGTLRDQERSELNPGYMQDSVTMAGGFQKAVNANVHLGFGLSYQQSALKSIYSDVNGQRFEGGVIVKHRADATRLSLSFSAAYGNYESRRLVDVANPGVHAEGKPELWSTSLHGRISHDVMSSDGAYVRPMLGLGVSYISRNAYTESGAGGANLHVAKEADTLVSLHPAVEFGGERSIGNEGTLLRHYLRVGMTQLLGSNERNFTASLEGAPSGVAPFTVSTQSDKTYADLVFGVDILRKSGTTVRLEYSGQFSNHSTANAIGIKVAMPF